The sequence GCCATTTCGATGCTGCTCGCCCCGCACGCCGGAGCCTCACCTCGGCCGTTGGGCAAGGGAGCCAGTGGCGGCGAGCTTTCCCGCGTCATGCTCGCTATCGAAGTCGTACTCGCAGCAGTCGACCCGGTACCGACCTTCGTCTTTGATGAAGTGGACCAGGGTGTGGGCGGCAAGGCAGCCGTTGCTATTGGCGAGCGCTTGGCAATGTTGGCAAAGCACGTGCAGGTCATTGTCGTGACCCACCTGCCTCAGGTGGCCGCCTATGCGGACCGTCATATTCGGGTGATTAAGAATTCGGATGCCAAGTCGAAGGCGGGAGCTGGCTACACCGCCAGCGACGTCATCAGCTTGGACCAGGAAGCCCGCGTCAAGGAACTTGCACGCATGCTCGCCGGGCAGGAAGAATCCGACACTGCGCAGGCGCACGCAGAAGAGTTGCTTGAAGAAGCGCAAAATCTAGTGTCATCGCTCACCTCCAAAAAACCGGTGAAAGCCTAAAAGCGTTGGTGAGCGCCTGAATTACGGCAATGCTAGGGCATTTGCCGGTGGTGCACTAGAGTCTTATGAGGATGCGAAATATTGGAATGGTGATAGGATGAAATCCCGTGGTGCAGCGTAATTCAACTCGTGATTCTCGGTCGTCTGAAACGACAAAGCATATCTTCGTCACCGGCGGTGTGGCCTCTTCCCTGGGTAAGGGATTGACGGCATCCAGCCTTGGACATCTACTTCGAGCTCGTGGTCTCTCAGTGACCATGCAGAAGCTCGACCCGTACCTGAATGTCGATCCAGGTACTATGAACCCCTTCCAGCACGGTGAAGTCTTCGTTACTGACGATGGCGCAGAAACCGATCTGGATATCGGACACTATGAGCGTTTCCTGGATGAGAACCTCCCAGGTACCGCCAACGTGACCACCGGACAGGTCTACTCGACCGTTCTGGAACGCGAACGTCGTGGGGAATACCTCGGCGATACCGTTCAGGTCATTCCTCACATTACCGATGAGATCAAGCGTCGTATGCGCTTGGCTGCAATCGAACCAGGCGCGGGCAAGTCCGCTCCTGACGTGATCATCACGGAAATCGGTGGCACCGTCGGCGATATCGAATCCCAGCCATTCCTCGAAGCAGCACGCCAGGTCCGCCAGGACATCGGCCGCAAGAACGCTTTCTTCGTGCACGTCTCCTTGGTTCCATTCATCGGCCCAAGCCATGAACTGAAGACCAAGCCTACCCAGCACTCTGTTGCTGCTTTGCGTTCGATCGGTATCCAGCCAGACTCGCTGGTTATCCGCTCAGACCGTCCAATTCCAGCAGAAATGCGCGCCAAGCTCGGCCGCACCTGCGACGTGGACACCGAAGCAGTGATCAACTGTGCCGATGCACCAAGCATTTACGACATCCCGAAGGTCATCCACTCGCAGGGCTTGGACGCATATATCGTCCAGACCCTGGAGATGAAGTTCCGTGATGTTGACTGGACCTCGTGGGATCGACTGCTGGATGTAGTACACAACCCAGCAACCG comes from Glutamicibacter arilaitensis Re117 and encodes:
- a CDS encoding CTP synthase, which produces MVQRNSTRDSRSSETTKHIFVTGGVASSLGKGLTASSLGHLLRARGLSVTMQKLDPYLNVDPGTMNPFQHGEVFVTDDGAETDLDIGHYERFLDENLPGTANVTTGQVYSTVLERERRGEYLGDTVQVIPHITDEIKRRMRLAAIEPGAGKSAPDVIITEIGGTVGDIESQPFLEAARQVRQDIGRKNAFFVHVSLVPFIGPSHELKTKPTQHSVAALRSIGIQPDSLVIRSDRPIPAEMRAKLGRTCDVDTEAVINCADAPSIYDIPKVIHSQGLDAYIVQTLEMKFRDVDWTSWDRLLDVVHNPATELTVALVGKYIDLPDAYLSVTEALRAGGFANNAKVNIRWVPADDCATEAGAAKALEGAEAICVPGGFGIRGLEGKLGALRFARENQLPTLGLCLGLQSMVIEYARNMAGLTDASSTEFDPETSTPVIATMEEQLAIVDGKGDLGGTMRLGLYDAKLLEGSVLAETYGKTDVAERHRHRYEVNNSYRAQLEEAGLVFSGTSPDGNLVEFVELPKDVHPYYVSTQAHPELSSRPTRPHPLFAGLVEAALKLRK